One Luteitalea sp. DNA window includes the following coding sequences:
- a CDS encoding response regulator, with translation MIRVCVVEDQTLVRQGIHTLLDLVDDIEVIAEARDGEEALEVIPRVKPDVVLLDMYLPKRSGLDVLNALQWSNALPPTLILTTFDEDHLVIGGLRAGARGFLLKDVSLEQLTTAIRRLASGGTLVQPALTARLRQQPPRVRCDFPSLPSPDPLSGRELEILRLMARGYSNREIAEALTITEGTVKNHVSVILSKMGVRDRTRAVLKALEAGVLE, from the coding sequence ATGATCCGGGTCTGCGTGGTCGAGGATCAGACGCTGGTGCGACAAGGCATCCACACGCTGCTCGACCTTGTGGACGATATCGAGGTGATCGCGGAAGCACGCGACGGCGAAGAGGCACTGGAAGTCATTCCGCGGGTCAAGCCGGATGTCGTGCTCCTGGACATGTACTTGCCCAAGCGGAGCGGGCTCGACGTCCTCAACGCCCTCCAGTGGTCGAACGCGCTGCCGCCCACGCTGATCCTCACCACGTTCGACGAGGACCATCTCGTGATCGGCGGCTTACGCGCCGGTGCGAGGGGCTTTTTGCTCAAGGACGTCTCCCTCGAGCAATTGACAACGGCGATTCGGCGCTTGGCGAGCGGCGGCACACTCGTACAGCCGGCCCTCACCGCGCGACTTCGGCAACAGCCACCGCGCGTGCGGTGCGACTTTCCAAGCCTTCCGTCGCCGGACCCACTCAGTGGACGCGAGCTGGAGATCCTGCGTCTCATGGCTCGGGGCTATAGCAACCGGGAGATCGCGGAGGCGCTGACCATCACGGAAGGCACCGTGAAGAACCATGTCTCCGTCATCTTGTCGAAGATGGGCGTCCGCGATCGGACGCGTGCCGTCTTGAAAGCGCTCGAAGCGGGTGTCTTGGAATAG
- a CDS encoding MerR family transcriptional regulator translates to MLSSPTSAAYHIGELAGRSGLTRDTLRYYERLGLLSPVSRTSGGFRLYSPHTLGRLRFIKQAQALGLTLREVRNLVGYHDQGGLKRCRQVRDLLRTKMTDVEVKLAELEEFRTTLSAYLADCERTLDERGATRQTQSECPVIETLATGRRATGLGARGRRASLRE, encoded by the coding sequence ATGTTGTCGTCACCGACGAGCGCCGCGTATCACATTGGCGAGCTGGCGGGTCGTAGCGGGCTGACGCGGGATACGCTCAGATACTACGAGCGGCTGGGCCTCCTCTCGCCCGTCAGTCGCACCAGCGGCGGCTTCCGCCTGTATTCCCCGCACACGCTCGGGCGCCTGCGGTTCATCAAGCAGGCGCAAGCGCTCGGCCTCACGCTGCGGGAGGTACGCAATCTCGTGGGTTATCACGATCAAGGCGGCCTGAAGAGGTGCCGACAGGTGCGCGATCTCCTGCGCACGAAAATGACCGACGTGGAAGTGAAGCTCGCTGAGCTCGAGGAGTTTCGGACGACGCTCTCAGCGTATTTGGCGGATTGTGAGCGCACCCTCGATGAGCGCGGGGCGACAAGACAGACGCAGTCCGAATGTCCGGTGATTGAAACGTTGGCGACCGGACGACGAGCCACGGGCCTCGGAGCTCGGGGACGTCGCGCTAGCCTCAGGGAGTAG